The sequence GGTTGTAGCAGGACTGCGCGAACGCGGCCGCGTTCTGCGAGGCCTGGCCGAAGCCGCCGGAGTAGGTCCAGCCGCCGAACGACCAGATGACCTTGAGGCCCGGGTGCAGCTTCTTCAGCTTGCGCAGCTGGTTGAAGTTGCCGGCCACCGGCTGGTCCCAGGTGTCGGCGACGCCGTCCACGCTGCCCGCGGCGTCGTAGGTCTTCTGGTAGTCGGCGTACGGGTCGTCGTTCGCGGTGCACTGCCCGTTCGTGACGTTGCCGAACGCGTAGTTGATGTGGGTCAGCTTGCTCGCCGAACCCGAGGTCTCGATGTTCTTGACGTGGTAGTTGCGCCCGTAGACGCCCCACTGCACGAAGTAACCGACGTTCTTCAGCCCACCCGGCGGCGGCGGCGTGGTGGTCGTCGGCGGCGTGGTCGGGGTGGTGGGCGTGGTCGGGGTGGTGGTCGGCTGCGTCGGCGTCGTCGGGGTGGTGGTCGGGGTGCCACCGCCGGCGTCGCAGGAACCGCCGTTCAGCTTGCAGTTCGCGGGCGCCGAATAGGTGCCGGAGTAGGCGACGTTGAAGCCGAAGCTGGCGCTCGCGCCGTTGGCGACGTTGCCGTTCCAGCTGTTCTTGACGGTGACGTGCTGCCCGGACGCGGTGTAGCTGCCGTCCCACAGGGACGAGATCTTCGCGCCGGACGGGAGGTCGAACTCGACCGTCCAGCTCGGCAGCGTCGCGCCGGAGCCGTTGTTGATCGTGTACTTGCCTTCGTACCCGGTGCCCCAATCGGAGCCCTTGGTGAAGCTGGCGCCGACACCACCGGCGGCGCTCGCCGGCACGGTGACGAGACCGACCGCGATCGCGCCGACCGCGGTGAACAGACCGAGGAGGTGCCATCTCTTTCTGGACATTGCTCTCCCTTGAGCCAGGTGCGGGACGGCGGACACCACCACCGGCGGCGGGGACCAGGCCGGTGTTTTGCGCCGTATGCGAAGACGGTACGTGGTCCAGACCAATGATGGAAGCACTACCACGGAGAGTGCTCAACGGTGGGTGACCGGTTGAGACATTGGCGTGTTCAGTGGTCCAGTCCAGTTACGGAAAGTGGACTTCGGTCCGCCGGGGAAGGATTTTTCCCGCAATGGCGAGAGTTCGCCAGAAACCGACAAGCGGGTCGGCCGTCTCGGCCGTGGGCGGCACGCGTCGCCGCTGCAACAGCCACGCGCACCGCCTGGATCCGGTTGCTCGCCTAGGCCAGACGCCGTCCCGGGGACGACCCGCGGCGCAGCCGTCCGCACGGACGATCTTCACCGCCTACTGGGTCAAGCACCACTATCGGCCAAAACCCCAGCTCAGGGCAAGGATGTGCACACGTTGTGCATCTCACCCCGACGACGGTGCACCTGCTCCCGGCGCCAGAACCGCAGGCTGAGCGAGCCAGGGGCGCGGCCTCGGCGCCTTGTGCAACCACGGCCGCCGGGGCGCGACGACGCCCTGTGCACCCGGCTCCCGAGGGTGGAAACTGCACATTCGTGCACGACCACGGCCGCCGTCGGCGCGGCCGGAAACCACGTGGATCAAGCCGGTGCACAATGTGGCACCGTCGAATTGCTCCCGTCGGCGCTCACGACGTCATAGAGTGACCGCATTCCGCTTCGGCCGGCTTTTCCCAGTGGCTGCAACCACGCGTTGGGCATCGACGGCCGAAGCGGTTCTCATTGCTCGCCTAGGCCACGCCGAAAGGAAGCTTGATGCTCTTCACCCACCCCTCGACCCTCGACTTGCTGCCGCGCGAAGGCGTGCCTGCCACAGCGAGGATCTGGCCGGGCGCCCTCTTCATGGTGCTGTTGATGGTGTTCAGCGTCGTGATGACGATGCTGGGCAACTCCGGTGCCACGAGCGTGGGCTACGCGGTCTTGCTCGGCACGACCGCGGCCCGCCTCACCAAGTGAGCAGGCCGATGGACGAACTCGACACGACGACCGATTTCCCCGACGAAGAGGAATTCGGCACTGCGAAAACCGAAGCCGAGTACATGCAGGTCCTGCGAAAACTGCAGATCCACGCGGGTCTCAACCACAATCAGACAGCGCAGAACTGGGCCAAGCGCTACCCCAAGACCGCCGTTTCCCGCACCCGCGCCTACCAGCTGCTGCGCGGGGAGAAACTGCCGAAGGTCAACCAGCTCAAGGAGCTGCTGACGGTCATCGTCAGCGCCTACGAGAAGCGGACCGGCGCCGTGCAGCGCGCGGTGGCGCTCTACCACGAGCCGGGGGTCCGGCTCCTGCAACAGCGAGAACAGCAGCGCGCCGAGGAGCGGCAGCGGAAGCAACGGGCCCTCGAACCGCCCGCTCCCGCCGATGAAGGGGACCGGCCCTTCGCCGGTCCCTCCCCGCGCGTGCGCGGCGACGCCGTGCCCGAGCTGCTGAAGGGGTTCGGCCCGATCCGGACGCCGGGCGAGGACACGCCGACGGTCATCGATGCCGACGGCGTCTTCCGGACCGCGTCCTGGATCGACGAGTTCCCGCTTTTCCCCGACGACCGGACCGACGACGCGGAGAACCTCGAGCCCGGTGGCCGCGCCGCACGCGCCGAACCCGAACGAGCCGAGGAGCTGGAACGCCCCCGCCGTCACCCCCGGTGGCGCTTCGTCCTCCCGGGACTCGCCCTGGCCGTGTGCGTCGCGGTCGCCGCGATCTTGCTCGTCGACGCCGGCGGCGGGACCGGCCGGTCGTTGAAGACGGTGACCGGCAGCCCGGTGACCGAATACTGCGCGGTCACGACGGCGTGCTGGGCCGGGCAGCACTCCGGGTGGACGTGGAGCGCGCTGGGCCCGAACGCCGACGTCACCACGACGTTCACCGGCGAATCCCTGGGCGGCCACCTGCTCGGCAAGAAGCTCACCCGCAGTCCGGGGTGCCCGGGCGCGATCGTGTCCTGGTCGGTGGTGGCCGCGAGCACCGTCGTCACCCGCGGCTACCTCGACTCGACCGCCACGAGCTCGACGTTCGGCATCCAGCTCGACCGCGCCGTCACCCAGGTCGCCATCAAGCTCACCCGCGTCGACGCCGGGAACGGGTGCGCGGTCGACGTCACGTGGGAGGACAGCATCACCGACCAGTGAACCGGGGCAGTCCTCACAAGCCGCGCGCGGTGATGTCGCCGACCGCGGTGGTCGCGTGGATCGTCAGCTCGGCCGCGCCCCCGCTGTTCTTCAGCGAGTTGCTGATCCGGCCGTGGGCGGTGCCGGCGTCGAGGGCGGCCGACGCCGCGGTCGCGATCTCGATGTCGCCCGCCTCCGTGCGCAGCACCACCGTGCCGGGGCCCGCTTCGACGATCCGGAGGTCGCCCTTGCTCGTGCGGAGCTCCGCGTCGCCGGTCAGGCGGCCGACCGAGACGTCGCCGGCGCGGGTGGTGAGGTGGGCGGTCGTGGCTTCGTCGACGTCGATCGAGCCGTGCTCGGTCTCGACGGCCACGGCGCCCAGGCGCCCGACGGACAGGAATTCGACGTCCGCCGCCGTCAGCTCGACGCGGGAGCCGGTGGGCAGGCCGACCGTCACGTCGATGACGCCGGACGGGCCGAAGTACTGGTTCTTCGCCGGGGCCGCGATCCGCAGGACGCCGTCGGCGTGGTCGACAGTGGTCTGCTCCGCTGCCTTCGCGTCGCGGGTCTTGGCCGCGTCCGCGGGGCGGATCTCGACCGTGGTGTCGGTCCGGTCGGTGGCCACGAACCGGACGCGGGCCGCGGGGACGGTCACGACGGCGGAGATCGGGGCGGGAGTGGGGAACGTGGTCATGGCGGTGTTTCCTGTTCTCTTCGGTGTGAGGAGAACGATCGCCGGGGCCGCTGACACGGCGTGGCCACCGCGCTGACGCGGGTCAGTCAGCGGGCCGCGCTTCGGTGAGGGCCGTGGCGACGAGGGCGACCGTCGGGTCGTCGTCGCCGGCCAGCCGGCGCAGGAGGTCACGCGGGCCGGGCCCCGGCAGCTCGGCGAGGGCCTGCGCCAAGCGGATCCGCACGGCGGTGTCCGCGGTGAGTTCGCCGGCGAGCGCGGCCAGGATCCGCTCGCCGCGGGCGGGGTCGGCCGACAGCGTCCCGAGCACTTCGGATGCCTCGACGTCGTTCGTGCCCTCGGTCACCATGCCGACGAGGACCGGCACGGCGGCCGTCACGCCCCGGCGTCCCGCCGCCAAAGCCGCGCGCCGGCGCACCTCCGGGTCCGGGTCGTCGAGCGCGCCGGTGAGCACCTCGGTCGCTTCGTCACCGGGCAGCGAAGCGACCGCCAGCACCGCGCGGCGCCGGACGTCGGCGTCGGCCGACCGGATCCCGGCCGCCACCCCCGCCAAGCCGTCGCCGCCCGTCCGCGCCAGCGCCCACCGCAGGGCGCCGGCGACGTACGGGTCGCGTTCGGCCAGGACGGCCTTGGCCAGCAGCTCGGCGGGCAGCGGCACGTCGTCGGCCGGCGCCAGGACGGCCTGCTGGCGGCTCGAGGGGATGGGCGAATCCAGGCCGTGCAGAAGTTCGACGACGCGCAGGACGCCCTCCCAGCCGAAGGGCGCCGAAGCGTCGATCGTCCGGAGCCGGTCGAGCAGTTCCCGTTCCCGCTTCAGCCGTTCTTCGGTCCGCCGGATCAGGTCACCGACCAAA is a genomic window of Amycolatopsis lexingtonensis containing:
- a CDS encoding glycosyl hydrolase family 18 protein, yielding MSRKRWHLLGLFTAVGAIAVGLVTVPASAAGGVGASFTKGSDWGTGYEGKYTINNGSGATLPSWTVEFDLPSGAKISSLWDGSYTASGQHVTVKNSWNGNVANGASASFGFNVAYSGTYSAPANCKLNGGSCDAGGGTPTTTPTTPTQPTTTPTTPTTPTTPPTTTTPPPPGGLKNVGYFVQWGVYGRNYHVKNIETSGSASKLTHINYAFGNVTNGQCTANDDPYADYQKTYDAAGSVDGVADTWDQPVAGNFNQLRKLKKLHPGLKVIWSFGGWTYSGGFGQASQNAAAFAQSCYNLLKDPRWADIWDGIDIDWEYPNACGLSCDTSGAAAYKNLMGALRSKFGSSFLITSAITADGSNGGKLDVADYGGAAQYVDWYNVMTYDYFGAWAAQGPTAPHSPLTNFTGIPTPGFYSDAAIQKLKSKGVPSSKLLLGIGFYGRGWTGVTQDAPGGTATGPAPGTYEQGIEDYKVLKNTCPSTGTFAGTAYAKCGSNWWSYDTPATIGGKMSYAKQQGLGGAFFWELTGDTTGGELITAMKNGLS
- a CDS encoding DUF4097 family beta strand repeat-containing protein: MTTFPTPAPISAVVTVPAARVRFVATDRTDTTVEIRPADAAKTRDAKAAEQTTVDHADGVLRIAAPAKNQYFGPSGVIDVTVGLPTGSRVELTAADVEFLSVGRLGAVAVETEHGSIDVDEATTAHLTTRAGDVSVGRLTGDAELRTSKGDLRIVEAGPGTVVLRTEAGDIEIATAASAALDAGTAHGRISNSLKNSGGAAELTIHATTAVGDITARGL
- a CDS encoding HEAT repeat domain-containing protein — its product is MLIGEVARRSGVSTRMLRHYDSLGLVRPTGRTVGGYREYSEADIRRIFHVEGLRSLGLSLRQVGRALADPAFTPSTLVGDLIRRTEERLKRERELLDRLRTIDASAPFGWEGVLRVVELLHGLDSPIPSSRQQAVLAPADDVPLPAELLAKAVLAERDPYVAGALRWALARTGGDGLAGVAAGIRSADADVRRRAVLAVASLPGDEATEVLTGALDDPDPEVRRRAALAAGRRGVTAAVPVLVGMVTEGTNDVEASEVLGTLSADPARGERILAALAGELTADTAVRIRLAQALAELPGPGPRDLLRRLAGDDDPTVALVATALTEARPAD